The Campylobacter sp. RM10537 genome has a segment encoding these proteins:
- a CDS encoding glycosyltransferase encodes MDKKNVVLLGESNFAFKNGITQGLKNKGINVINLSLGLTPALQNLYELKRNDQILKNADLIINTSNVNDIGRYNSIELFFKSYQVINWLHKELYFLNKKILCFLFQILKSGITYNAQN; translated from the coding sequence ATGGATAAGAAAAATGTAGTTTTACTTGGCGAAAGTAATTTTGCGTTTAAAAATGGAATCACACAAGGTTTAAAAAATAAAGGAATTAATGTAATAAATTTATCATTAGGTTTAACACCTGCTTTACAAAATTTATATGAATTGAAAAGAAATGATCAAATTTTAAAAAATGCAGATTTAATTATAAATACATCTAATGTTAATGATATAGGTCGCTACAATTCAATTGAATTATTTTTTAAAAGTTATCAAGTTATCAATTGGTTACATAAAGAATTATATTTTCTAAATAAAAAAATTCTTTGTTTTCTTTTCCAAATCCTCAAAAGTGGCATAACATACAATGCTCAAAATTAG
- a CDS encoding type II secretion system F family protein, producing the protein MKLYELEIIKAQKRYKKLIKAENLNTAQAKALDKNWKIISIKEKQKNYVRKINSEYFILFFKELSLLCEAGLSIQEAFKELVKIHSFKGINKVLDNLLLGQNLNLAFENANFGLNYAELALIKTAQSTGKLSENFLQIAKLREKSLENKKRFKKAMRYPLFVFISICAAFIFLMLFVIPNFKDLFENLNINLPLITIIMLQIYDFLQNYVIVFAFLLVFIFIFVYFMYKKSYFFAYICDFIFLKIPLFSNFIIYSQNYYFFMVFSLLLKNGISLSKAFNLAILGLENKQIISKYKKLLSFIDSGLEITHAFKKIGIFDPLVLSMLNIAMKSSKLEFLTEEISKYYENKMENLIDKFLILLEPLMTLFVAILVLLLALGIFLPIWELSSGANF; encoded by the coding sequence ATGAAACTTTATGAGCTTGAAATCATTAAAGCGCAAAAAAGATATAAAAAACTCATCAAGGCTGAAAATTTAAACACTGCACAAGCTAAAGCTTTGGATAAAAATTGGAAAATTATTAGCATTAAAGAGAAACAAAAAAATTATGTTAGAAAAATAAATAGCGAGTATTTTATACTCTTTTTTAAAGAATTATCTTTGCTTTGTGAAGCTGGATTAAGTATACAGGAAGCTTTTAAGGAGCTTGTAAAAATTCATTCATTTAAAGGTATAAATAAAGTTCTTGATAATTTACTTTTAGGACAAAATTTAAATCTTGCTTTTGAAAATGCTAATTTTGGACTAAATTATGCAGAATTAGCCCTAATAAAAACGGCACAAAGCACTGGGAAATTGAGTGAAAATTTTTTACAAATTGCTAAACTTAGAGAAAAAAGTTTAGAAAATAAAAAGAGATTTAAAAAGGCTATGCGATATCCTTTATTTGTTTTTATTAGTATTTGTGCAGCTTTTATTTTTTTGATGCTTTTTGTAATACCTAATTTTAAAGATTTATTTGAAAATTTAAATATTAATCTACCTTTAATAACCATTATAATGCTTCAAATTTATGATTTTTTGCAAAATTACGTTATTGTATTTGCTTTTTTATTGGTATTTATTTTTATCTTTGTTTATTTTATGTATAAAAAATCTTATTTTTTTGCCTATATTTGTGATTTTATTTTTTTAAAAATACCTTTATTTTCAAATTTCATTATTTATAGTCAAAATTATTATTTTTTTATGGTTTTTTCTTTACTTTTAAAAAATGGAATTTCACTTTCTAAAGCTTTTAATTTAGCAATTTTAGGACTTGAAAATAAACAAATTATCTCAAAATACAAAAAACTTCTATCTTTTATAGATTCTGGACTTGAAATCACTCATGCTTTTAAGAAAATAGGCATATTTGATCCTTTGGTTCTTTCTATGCTCAATATTGCGATGAAAAGTTCAAAACTTGAATTTTTAACTGAGGAAATTTCAAAATATTATGAAAATAAAATGGAAAATCTTATAGATAAATTTTTAATTTTACTTGAGCCTTTGATGACCTTATTTGTCGCAATTTTGGTTTTATTATTAGCTCTTGGTATTTTTTTGCCGATATGGGAGCTTAGCTCTGGAGCAAATTTTTAA
- a CDS encoding GspE/PulE family protein — protein sequence MIDQNLFEDYLSQKINLEQIYQNFSIKSEDFLKALASFLNIKFIELNEFDEKFCENFPFSILLKFEVLPIKNENILYIVGAKPCSLELLEQIKIFTDIEKIEIALADEFKIIKFLNILRIKDELKKLSIKLKLEWQEGVKENQTCISQIFYFILEEALKINTSDIHIESRINDALIRFRVDGILKKFVNLEKDIYEALIFHIKFLAHLNVAESRKAQDGSFELEFKENKYDFRISSLPLSNGESVVIRILKHNKEILELEKLNLGKINIDILKKALKSPHGMILLTGPTGSGKSTTLYACLNVLKSIEKKIITAEDPIEYKMPLIQQILLNPKAGFEFNNALRAILRQDPDIIMIGEIRDEESLDIALKASLTGHLLLSTLHTNDALSTIDRLLDMKAKPYLIASALSVIIAQRLVRKLCPRCKQKSNQYKQFQGNFFEAKGCEYCHQSGFIGRELVGECLKVDDEISQAIRENKSKNEILALAKNKGFQTMFEQGLQKAREGITSIDELLRVLNETL from the coding sequence ATGATTGATCAAAATTTATTTGAAGATTATTTAAGTCAAAAAATAAATCTTGAACAAATTTATCAAAATTTTAGTATAAAAAGTGAAGATTTTTTAAAAGCTTTAGCATCTTTTTTAAATATAAAATTTATTGAGTTAAATGAATTTGATGAGAAATTTTGTGAAAATTTTCCCTTTAGTATTCTTTTAAAATTTGAAGTTTTACCAATAAAAAATGAAAATATTTTATATATAGTCGGTGCAAAACCTTGCTCTTTAGAGCTTTTAGAGCAAATAAAAATTTTTACAGATATTGAAAAAATAGAAATTGCACTTGCTGATGAGTTTAAAATTATAAAATTTTTAAATATTCTTCGTATTAAAGATGAGCTAAAAAAACTAAGTATTAAACTTAAACTTGAATGGCAAGAAGGTGTAAAAGAAAATCAAACTTGTATCAGTCAAATTTTTTACTTTATCCTTGAAGAAGCACTTAAAATAAATACAAGTGATATTCATATAGAATCTAGAATAAATGATGCCTTGATAAGATTTAGAGTGGATGGGATTTTAAAAAAATTTGTTAATCTTGAAAAAGATATTTATGAAGCTTTGATTTTTCATATTAAATTTTTAGCACATTTAAATGTAGCAGAATCAAGAAAAGCCCAAGATGGTAGTTTTGAACTTGAATTTAAAGAAAATAAATATGATTTTAGAATTTCATCATTGCCTCTATCAAATGGTGAAAGTGTAGTTATAAGGATCTTAAAGCATAATAAAGAAATTTTAGAACTTGAAAAATTAAATTTAGGAAAGATTAATATTGATATTTTGAAAAAAGCTTTAAAATCACCCCATGGAATGATTTTGCTAACAGGTCCAACTGGAAGTGGTAAAAGTACTACTTTATACGCTTGTTTGAATGTGTTAAAGAGTATAGAAAAGAAAATCATTACAGCAGAAGATCCTATAGAATATAAAATGCCTCTAATTCAGCAAATTTTACTTAATCCTAAGGCAGGATTTGAATTTAATAATGCCTTAAGAGCGATTTTAAGGCAAGATCCTGATATTATTATGATAGGTGAGATTAGAGATGAAGAAAGCCTTGATATAGCCTTGAAAGCTTCTTTAACTGGACATTTGCTTTTAAGTACCTTGCATACAAATGATGCACTTTCGACTATAGATAGACTTTTAGATATGAAAGCAAAACCTTATTTAATCGCTTCTGCACTTAGCGTGATTATCGCACAACGTTTGGTTAGAAAGCTTTGTCCAAGGTGCAAACAAAAGAGTAATCAATACAAACAATTTCAAGGGAATTTTTTTGAAGCTAAAGGTTGTGAATATTGTCATCAAAGCGGATTTATAGGTAGAGAATTAGTTGGTGAGTGCTTAAAGGTAGATGATGAGATTTCTCAAGCTATTCGAGAAAATAAAAGCAAAAATGAAATTTTAGCACTTGCAAAAAATAAAGGTTTTCAAACTATGTTTGAACAAGGTTTGCAAAAAGCAAGAGAAGGTATTACAAGTATAGATGAGCTCTTGAGGGTTTTAAATGAAACTTTATGA
- a CDS encoding transformation system protein: MNLQERVRELESAYKKYLLKKIFKILFYFLFTALLIGVIFLIVQNHYKQKSISSEALNYKKKLEQNIIKAKILQEKNKIIREKFIQENNITKASNSKIQIDSKVFNIAILKNSFYKNPNYERALILAREYYQIKDYKKSIFWALKANDIDKKAEDSWLIFAKAQIALGYQDEAKRALDAYLDSYGLIEKELEND; encoded by the coding sequence ATGAATTTACAAGAAAGAGTGCGTGAGCTTGAGAGCGCTTATAAAAAATATTTGTTGAAAAAAATTTTTAAAATTTTATTTTATTTTCTTTTTACTGCTTTATTAATTGGTGTTATTTTTTTAATTGTGCAAAATCATTATAAACAAAAATCAATATCCTCTGAAGCTTTAAATTATAAAAAAAAGTTAGAGCAAAATATCATAAAAGCTAAGATTTTACAAGAAAAAAATAAAATAATCAGGGAAAAATTTATACAAGAAAATAATATCACCAAGGCAAGCAATTCTAAGATACAAATTGATTCTAAAGTATTTAATATTGCTATATTAAAAAATAGTTTTTATAAAAATCCTAATTATGAGCGAGCTTTAATTTTGGCTCGAGAATATTATCAAATCAAGGATTATAAAAAATCTATTTTTTGGGCATTAAAAGCTAATGATATTGATAAAAAAGCTGAAGATTCTTGGTTAATATTTGCTAAGGCTCAAATAGCTTTGGGTTATCAAGATGAAGCTAAAAGAGCTTTAGATGCCTATTTGGATTCTTATGGATTAATTGAAAAAGAGTTAGAAAATGATTGA
- a CDS encoding ATP-binding protein — MSKIISLREEIFSKINESLRHKTLILICGLSGSGKSVLLQRIAKYHDIDYIDEIFSDEKEFKDIIKKRKKDVLILDEVGMYEVKILELIRIYSDQMSFILSSHKKIDLFNKDYFKSRFETIFWLEKLNTQELHQYIQLKFNINFSNKAMKIIMKFYKGNLRYVDKMLKSFYELNLYFKNTKSQDYVLKLCALENGFLK; from the coding sequence ATGAGTAAAATTATTAGTTTAAGAGAAGAAATTTTTTCAAAGATCAATGAGAGTTTAAGACACAAAACCTTAATTTTAATATGTGGTTTGAGTGGTAGTGGTAAAAGTGTTTTATTGCAAAGAATAGCAAAATATCATGATATTGATTATATTGATGAAATTTTTTCAGATGAAAAAGAATTCAAGGATATTATTAAAAAAAGAAAAAAGGACGTTTTAATTCTTGATGAAGTGGGCATGTATGAGGTAAAAATATTAGAACTAATTCGAATTTATAGCGATCAAATGAGTTTTATACTGAGTTCTCATAAAAAAATAGATCTTTTTAATAAAGATTATTTTAAAAGTCGTTTTGAAACAATTTTTTGGCTTGAAAAACTTAATACTCAAGAGCTTCATCAATATATCCAATTAAAATTTAACATTAATTTTTCTAATAAAGCAATGAAAATAATAATGAAATTTTATAAAGGAAATTTAAGATATGTTGATAAAATGCTTAAAAGTTTTTATGAGCTCAATCTTTATTTTAAAAATACAAAAAGCCAAGATTATGTACTAAAGCTTTGTGCTTTGGAAAATGGATTTTTAAAATGA
- the mshL gene encoding pilus (MSHA type) biogenesis protein MshL, with amino-acid sequence MIKLIFIKLLFFTQILYALDCQKRLFDINIHENTTLEESLRELANYCSFSIIVKDKIAKERLKTIQNDINIHQMSLDEIFNLLIKEHDLFYEFNGKVLKISALKTKIFKISYITSVREGQSITKASVDAKPRQSEFKTSSEDNEDNMIKSMEKFDFWQNIEKEITMLINSSYETYETKAPIVNSNAGIIIVTGTHTQLERVEKYLQKLENRLKKQVIIDVSIIAVNLNKSHSSGINWQNFNLDFNSKTKSGENSFIHFQNGKGFIKNLGFRANLNFESIINFLSQNGKTYVLSNPKLMALNNQQAIISVGDTINYQVKESSKGTENGTTVSESYSNYSIFIGILLNILPEISDDGRIMLRINPSLSDFKYPEDKKRQKDPRTIAPDTIQKKLSSVVQVENNQTLILGGLISRNDGENKNSVNFLSNIPLIGSLFKSNEEISDVTEIVFIITPTIVDNANFPSLRDLGFKYYE; translated from the coding sequence ATGATAAAATTAATATTTATTAAGCTTTTATTTTTTACTCAAATTCTTTATGCCTTAGATTGCCAAAAACGTTTATTTGATATTAATATTCATGAAAATACAACTTTAGAAGAAAGTCTTAGAGAACTTGCAAATTATTGTTCTTTTAGTATTATTGTCAAAGATAAGATTGCTAAAGAAAGATTAAAAACTATTCAAAATGATATTAATATACATCAAATGAGTTTAGATGAGATTTTTAATCTTTTGATTAAAGAGCATGATTTATTTTACGAATTTAATGGTAAGGTTTTAAAAATTTCAGCTTTAAAGACAAAAATTTTTAAAATAAGTTATATTACTTCAGTTAGAGAAGGGCAGAGTATTACCAAAGCTTCGGTGGATGCAAAACCAAGGCAAAGTGAATTTAAAACTTCATCTGAAGATAATGAAGATAATATGATTAAAAGCATGGAAAAATTTGATTTTTGGCAAAATATAGAAAAAGAAATTACCATGTTGATTAATTCTTCCTATGAAACTTATGAAACAAAGGCACCAATAGTCAATTCAAATGCTGGAATTATAATAGTTACAGGTACTCATACTCAACTAGAACGAGTTGAAAAATATTTGCAAAAACTTGAAAATCGTTTAAAAAAGCAAGTGATTATTGATGTAAGTATTATTGCTGTTAATCTTAATAAAAGCCATTCTAGCGGTATAAATTGGCAAAATTTTAATTTAGATTTTAATTCTAAAACAAAAAGTGGTGAAAATTCTTTTATTCATTTTCAAAATGGAAAAGGTTTTATAAAAAATTTAGGTTTTAGGGCAAATTTAAATTTTGAATCTATTATTAATTTTCTTTCCCAAAATGGAAAAACTTATGTACTTTCCAATCCTAAGCTTATGGCTTTAAATAATCAACAAGCCATTATTTCAGTTGGAGATACAATTAATTATCAAGTTAAAGAAAGCTCTAAAGGAACAGAAAATGGAACAACTGTGAGTGAAAGTTATAGTAATTATTCTATTTTTATAGGAATTTTGCTTAATATTTTGCCAGAAATTTCTGATGATGGTAGAATAATGCTTAGAATTAACCCAAGTTTGAGTGATTTTAAATATCCAGAAGATAAAAAAAGACAAAAAGATCCACGCACTATTGCTCCAGATACAATACAAAAAAAGTTATCAAGTGTTGTACAAGTTGAAAATAATCAAACTCTTATTTTGGGTGGACTTATTTCAAGAAATGATGGTGAAAATAAGAATTCTGTTAATTTTTTATCCAATATTCCTTTAATAGGATCTTTATTTAAATCCAACGAGGAAATATCTGATGTTACAGAAATTGTTTTTATTATAACACCCACTATAGTCGATAATGCTAATTTTCCAAGTCTTAGGGATTTAGGATTTAAATATTATGAGTAA
- a CDS encoding transformation system protein, producing the protein MAQDDFEEYFRSLNSKCNIDLENLQNPFLNPTFEKIKKLNIAAIMLNQVKINNHWYKKGDIIDGALIVEINKKDIVLQYDALNFKINFKTNDKINIY; encoded by the coding sequence ATGGCACAAGATGATTTTGAAGAGTATTTTAGATCTTTAAATTCCAAATGCAATATAGATCTTGAAAACCTTCAAAATCCTTTTTTAAATCCTACTTTTGAAAAGATCAAAAAACTCAATATAGCAGCTATCATGTTAAATCAAGTAAAAATCAATAATCATTGGTATAAAAAAGGTGATATAATCGATGGTGCCTTAATTGTTGAAATCAATAAAAAAGATATTGTATTGCAATATGATGCTTTAAATTTTAAAATCAATTTTAAAACCAATGATAAAATTAATATTTATTAA
- the nifJ gene encoding pyruvate:ferredoxin (flavodoxin) oxidoreductase: protein MSKVMKTMDGNEAAAYAAYAFTEVAGIYPITPSSPMADYTDIWAAAGKKNLFGVPVKIVEMQSEAGAAGSVHGSLQAGALTTTYTASQGLLLKIPNMYKIAGQLLPCVIHVAARSLASQALSIFGDHQDIYAARQIGFAMLCSHSVQETMDLAGVAHLAAIKGRVPFLHFFDGFRTSHEIQKVEVMDYEHFDRLLDRKALLEFRNGALNPEHPKTRGTAQNDDIYFQTRELANRFYDALPDVVNEYMQEISKITGREYKPFTYYGHKEPDRIIIAMGSVTQALEEVVDYLNAKGEKVGVFKVYLYRPFSLKYFFDVMPKSVKKIAVLDRTKEPGSLGEPLYLDVKSAFYGRENAPIIVGGRYGLSSKDVDPAQMIAVFENLKLDNPKNGFTVGIVDDVTHTSLPTGEKISLGDESTIECLFYGLGADGTVGANKNSIKIIGDKTDFYAQAYFAYDSKKSGGYTRSHLRFSKKPIRSTYLVSTPHFIACSVAAYLELYDVLAGIRKGGTFLLNSIWSAEETIRQIPNSVKKTLAEKEINFYIINATKLARDIGLGNRTNTIMQSAFFKLAKIIPYEDAQKYMKEFAYKSYSKKGDAIVEMNYKAIDVGADGLVKVEVDPNWKNLEINKEKEQTNAYKGTEFVEKIVKPMNAAKGDDLPVSAFLGYEDGSFEHGTTEYEKRGVGVMVPRWIEANCIQCNQCASVCPHAVIRPFLINDEEMAKAPRGVKEHALEAKGTKGEKLSFKIQVSPLDCTGCELCVHECPTKEKSLVMVPLQEEMDFGEQENADYLFKEITYKDEILNKESTKGAQFAQPLFEFHGACPGCGETPYITLITRLFGERMIIANATGCSSIYGASAPSTPYRKSVKNGHGPAWGNSLFEDNAEFGLGMKVATENTRHRIEAIMNENMQQVPNALAALFKDWIANKNDSAASIEIRNKLVPILEQNKNIKAVQEILDLKQYLSKKSHWIFGGDGWAYDIGYGGLDHVLASGENVNILVLDTEVYSNTGGQSSKSSRTGAVAQFAAAGKPIQKKDLGQIAMTYGYIYVAQVNSAANYSHLVKALVAAEAYDGPSLIICYSPCIAHGIKGGLGYSGEQSELATKCGYWPLYTFDPRLEEQGKNPLTLTGKEPEWDLYESFLMNEVRYNALKKSNPEHAKELFERNKKDAQRRYRQLKRIAMADFSNEAES from the coding sequence ATGAGTAAAGTAATGAAAACTATGGATGGAAATGAAGCTGCTGCTTATGCAGCATATGCTTTTACAGAGGTAGCTGGTATTTATCCTATCACTCCAAGTTCTCCTATGGCAGATTATACAGATATATGGGCTGCTGCAGGAAAGAAAAATTTATTTGGAGTGCCTGTAAAAATAGTAGAAATGCAAAGTGAAGCAGGTGCGGCTGGTAGTGTTCACGGATCATTACAAGCAGGTGCTTTAACAACAACTTATACTGCATCTCAAGGTTTATTATTAAAAATTCCAAATATGTATAAAATTGCAGGACAACTTTTACCTTGTGTTATACATGTTGCAGCACGTTCTTTGGCATCTCAAGCCTTATCTATTTTTGGAGATCATCAAGATATATATGCAGCTAGACAAATTGGTTTTGCAATGCTTTGTTCTCACTCTGTTCAAGAAACTATGGATTTGGCTGGAGTAGCACATTTAGCTGCGATTAAAGGTAGAGTTCCATTTTTACATTTTTTTGATGGTTTTAGAACTAGTCATGAAATTCAAAAAGTTGAAGTGATGGATTATGAACATTTTGATAGATTATTGGACAGAAAAGCCTTATTAGAATTTAGGAATGGTGCGTTAAATCCAGAACATCCAAAAACACGCGGAACCGCGCAAAATGATGATATATACTTCCAAACTAGAGAATTAGCAAATCGTTTTTATGATGCTTTACCAGATGTTGTTAATGAATATATGCAAGAAATTTCAAAAATTACTGGTAGAGAATACAAGCCATTTACTTATTATGGACACAAAGAACCTGATCGTATTATCATTGCTATGGGTTCTGTGACTCAAGCTCTTGAAGAAGTTGTAGATTATTTAAATGCCAAAGGTGAGAAAGTTGGTGTTTTTAAAGTATATCTTTATAGACCATTTAGTTTAAAATATTTCTTTGATGTAATGCCAAAATCAGTCAAAAAAATTGCAGTACTTGACAGAACTAAAGAGCCAGGTAGCTTAGGAGAACCTCTTTATCTTGATGTAAAATCAGCTTTCTATGGAAGAGAAAATGCACCAATTATTGTAGGCGGAAGATATGGACTTTCTTCAAAAGATGTTGATCCTGCACAAATGATTGCTGTATTTGAAAATTTAAAACTTGATAATCCGAAAAATGGTTTCACAGTAGGTATAGTAGATGATGTAACTCATACATCTTTACCAACCGGTGAAAAAATTTCTCTTGGAGATGAAAGTACTATAGAATGTTTATTTTATGGATTAGGTGCAGATGGAACTGTAGGTGCTAATAAAAATTCTATTAAAATTATCGGAGATAAAACTGATTTTTATGCACAAGCTTATTTTGCATACGACTCTAAAAAATCAGGGGGTTATACAAGAAGCCATTTACGTTTTTCTAAAAAACCAATTCGTTCGACCTATCTTGTATCAACACCTCATTTTATAGCCTGTTCAGTAGCAGCCTATCTTGAACTTTATGATGTATTAGCAGGAATTAGAAAAGGTGGAACTTTCCTTTTAAATAGTATTTGGAGTGCTGAAGAAACTATCAGACAAATTCCTAATTCTGTCAAAAAGACTTTAGCAGAAAAAGAAATTAATTTCTACATTATCAATGCAACAAAATTAGCACGCGATATAGGACTTGGTAATCGTACAAATACTATTATGCAATCAGCATTCTTTAAACTTGCAAAAATCATTCCTTATGAAGATGCGCAAAAATATATGAAAGAATTTGCATATAAATCTTATAGTAAAAAAGGTGATGCTATTGTAGAAATGAATTACAAAGCTATTGATGTTGGTGCAGATGGGCTTGTAAAGGTAGAAGTAGATCCTAATTGGAAAAATTTAGAAATTAATAAAGAAAAAGAACAAACAAATGCTTATAAAGGTACCGAATTTGTTGAAAAAATTGTTAAGCCTATGAATGCTGCTAAAGGTGATGATTTACCTGTTTCAGCATTTTTGGGTTATGAAGATGGAAGCTTTGAGCACGGTACTACTGAATATGAAAAACGTGGTGTAGGTGTTATGGTTCCAAGATGGATTGAGGCAAATTGTATCCAATGTAACCAATGTGCTTCTGTGTGTCCACATGCTGTTATTAGACCATTCTTGATTAATGATGAAGAAATGGCAAAAGCTCCAAGAGGAGTTAAAGAGCATGCTCTAGAGGCTAAAGGAACTAAGGGTGAAAAATTAAGCTTTAAAATTCAAGTTTCTCCTCTTGATTGTACAGGTTGTGAGCTTTGTGTTCATGAGTGTCCAACTAAAGAAAAATCATTGGTAATGGTTCCACTTCAAGAAGAAATGGATTTTGGAGAGCAAGAAAATGCTGATTATTTATTTAAAGAAATTACCTATAAAGATGAAATTTTAAATAAAGAAAGTACAAAAGGCGCACAATTTGCACAACCATTATTTGAATTCCACGGTGCATGCCCAGGTTGTGGAGAAACTCCTTATATTACTTTAATTACAAGATTATTTGGCGAAAGAATGATTATAGCTAACGCAACAGGTTGTAGTTCAATTTATGGTGCTTCAGCTCCTTCTACTCCATATAGAAAAAGTGTTAAAAATGGACACGGTCCTGCTTGGGGTAACTCTTTATTTGAAGATAATGCAGAATTTGGTTTAGGTATGAAAGTTGCCACTGAAAATACAAGACACCGTATTGAAGCTATTATGAATGAAAATATGCAACAAGTACCTAATGCTTTAGCGGCGCTTTTTAAAGATTGGATTGCAAATAAAAATGATAGCGCTGCTTCAATTGAAATTAGAAATAAATTAGTTCCAATTTTAGAACAAAATAAAAATATTAAAGCAGTTCAAGAAATTTTAGATTTAAAACAATATTTAAGTAAAAAATCTCACTGGATTTTCGGTGGCGATGGCTGGGCTTATGATATTGGATATGGTGGTCTTGATCATGTTTTAGCAAGCGGAGAGAATGTAAATATTTTAGTGCTTGATACTGAAGTTTATTCTAATACTGGAGGTCAAAGCTCTAAATCATCTCGTACTGGAGCCGTAGCACAATTTGCTGCAGCGGGTAAACCTATTCAGAAAAAAGATTTAGGACAAATTGCAATGACTTATGGTTATATTTATGTGGCTCAAGTTAATTCTGCTGCAAATTATAGCCATTTAGTTAAAGCATTAGTTGCAGCTGAAGCTTATGATGGCCCTTCTTTGATTATTTGTTATTCTCCTTGTATAGCACATGGTATCAAAGGTGGTCTTGGTTACTCTGGAGAGCAAAGTGAACTTGCCACAAAATGTGGTTATTGGCCACTTTATACCTTTGATCCTCGTTTAGAAGAGCAAGGAAAGAATCCATTAACTTTAACTGGAAAAGAGCCAGAATGGGATCTTTATGAAAGCTTTTTAATGAATGAAGTTCGTTATAATGCTTTGAAAAAATCAAACCCAGAACATGCAAAAGAATTGTTTGAAAGAAATAAAAAAGATGCTCAACGTCGTTATAGACAATTAAAGCGTATTGCTATGGCTGATTTTAGCAACGAAGCTGAAAGCTAA
- a CDS encoding HAD family hydrolase — MKYTILFDLDGTLIDSTNAILNSFKDALKILNLDIKEDIKIKNLIGYPLKNMFAMLYPDYFNLIDEFVKIYRECYSKIYLEQTTLLPKVDQALHLAYNFADLGIVTTKGGTLTPILLESLNIKKFFKTLITLDDVKNPKPDAEPILLALNRLNKTQENAYMIGDTILDIQASLAANITPIALSCGYGDEDELKKYSQIFPNAYEAIIYILNIKQI; from the coding sequence ATGAAATATACTATTTTATTTGATTTAGATGGCACTTTGATAGATTCAACAAATGCCATCTTAAATTCATTTAAAGATGCATTGAAAATTCTTAATTTAGATATCAAAGAAGATATAAAAATTAAAAATCTTATAGGTTATCCATTAAAGAATATGTTTGCAATGCTCTATCCTGATTATTTTAATTTAATTGATGAATTTGTTAAAATTTATCGAGAATGTTATTCTAAAATTTATTTAGAGCAAACAACTTTGCTTCCAAAAGTAGATCAAGCATTACATCTTGCTTATAATTTTGCTGATTTAGGCATAGTAACAACCAAAGGTGGAACCCTCACTCCTATTTTGCTTGAATCTTTAAACATTAAGAAATTTTTTAAAACTTTAATCACTCTTGATGATGTTAAAAATCCAAAACCAGATGCAGAACCTATACTTTTAGCATTAAATAGACTAAATAAAACTCAAGAAAATGCTTATATGATTGGTGATACTATTTTAGATATACAAGCTTCTTTAGCTGCTAATATTACCCCTATAGCTTTAAGTTGTGGTTATGGCGATGAAGATGAATTAAAAAAATACTCTCAAATTTTTCCAAATGCATATGAGGCAATTATCTATATACTAAATATTAAACAAATTTGA